One window from the genome of Rubinisphaera margarita encodes:
- a CDS encoding protein kinase domain-containing protein yields the protein MTTEEFRVPDSDAQTMDFLLDAWEEAMERGDVTAPEIICKDHPHLLEEFVNKTEMLARVHGKLDPKPQNAAPGHLAPGQPEPVPSSLIHWSTDVSGLDYHAHGGLGIVFRGFDQQLHRDVAVKFIRERRRRNPLDLQRFRVEAEITSRLDHPGVAPVHGYGMTDAGVPFYTMRMVEGQTLQQRIDGFHNRMRREEHPGERSLEFRKLLSSFISVCNTIEYAHTRGVINCDIKPGNVMLGKYGETVVLDWGCAKYVGSAGRAKSVGEESLKPLSDTGGSTISGSTGGTPIYMSPEQHAQAEDIGPPSDIYGLGVTLYRLITGQAAFSPDNSLPQIRESVLRGKFRKPKDICPWLSKALEAICLKAMALDPEDRYQSAAALAQDLERYLGDEEVDAYVEPINRRVARLMRRHRGISQVILLSALTLILFSSVFAVVMGRSATREAAAREQAMMMRNRSLQLAARSAATSMALKINDAWRILEIESNSRRLQDGMAGPGNAPDPQQWSEVQSVLNHIAATHAQATQASSWFLCNKDGVQVARYPLLDEEGNPYDSIGRNLSYRDYFHGNGNDLAAGETGTPPHISDIHLSAVYQSSNTADLKVAFSIPVWSKSNGDGDREFLGVLGYSVELGRFAVLRDEAESRRLRESSVLVDLRNPQGSAASHYGMILQHPELSTLLQKKNPSLSAIPRLNGEELETIEQHRTERINQIHEAGFAASTSDVLLVQNYTDPFDETGSSSYIAACEPVCVVGRPSGSFNTGWLVIVQESTGD from the coding sequence ATGACCACGGAAGAATTTCGAGTCCCGGACTCCGACGCCCAGACAATGGATTTTCTGCTCGATGCGTGGGAAGAAGCCATGGAGCGGGGCGATGTGACTGCGCCTGAAATTATCTGCAAAGATCATCCGCATCTGCTCGAGGAGTTCGTCAATAAAACGGAGATGCTCGCGCGCGTGCACGGGAAACTTGATCCCAAACCTCAAAACGCGGCTCCCGGACATCTGGCTCCCGGCCAGCCGGAACCTGTCCCGAGTTCTCTGATCCACTGGAGCACCGACGTCAGCGGACTCGACTATCACGCTCACGGCGGACTCGGCATCGTCTTCCGGGGATTCGACCAGCAGTTGCATCGCGATGTCGCCGTGAAGTTCATTCGCGAACGTCGTCGCCGCAATCCGCTCGACCTGCAGCGGTTCCGAGTCGAAGCCGAGATCACCAGCCGCCTCGATCACCCCGGCGTTGCTCCCGTTCACGGCTACGGCATGACCGATGCCGGCGTGCCGTTCTACACCATGCGCATGGTCGAAGGGCAGACGCTGCAACAGCGAATCGATGGCTTTCACAATCGGATGCGTCGCGAAGAGCATCCGGGTGAACGCAGCCTGGAATTCCGGAAGCTGCTGTCATCGTTCATCAGTGTCTGTAATACAATCGAGTACGCCCACACACGCGGAGTCATCAACTGCGACATCAAGCCGGGCAATGTCATGCTGGGCAAGTACGGTGAAACGGTCGTTCTCGACTGGGGATGCGCCAAGTACGTCGGCAGTGCCGGACGAGCGAAGTCGGTCGGGGAAGAATCGCTCAAGCCGTTGTCAGATACTGGCGGAAGCACGATCTCCGGTTCGACCGGCGGCACGCCGATTTACATGAGTCCCGAGCAACACGCTCAGGCTGAAGACATTGGTCCTCCCTCCGACATTTACGGGCTGGGCGTGACGCTGTATCGGCTCATCACCGGACAGGCGGCATTCTCTCCCGATAACTCGCTTCCGCAGATCCGTGAGTCCGTCCTTCGTGGCAAGTTCCGTAAGCCGAAGGACATTTGCCCCTGGCTCTCCAAGGCGCTCGAAGCGATTTGTCTCAAAGCGATGGCTCTGGATCCGGAAGACCGGTATCAGTCGGCGGCTGCCCTGGCCCAGGACCTGGAACGGTATTTGGGTGATGAAGAAGTCGATGCCTATGTTGAACCGATCAATCGGCGCGTGGCTCGACTGATGCGACGACATCGCGGGATTTCCCAAGTGATTCTGCTCAGTGCACTCACGTTGATACTGTTCTCGTCGGTCTTTGCGGTGGTGATGGGACGCTCGGCGACCCGGGAAGCCGCCGCCCGCGAACAGGCCATGATGATGCGGAATCGTTCCCTGCAGCTCGCCGCCCGTTCCGCAGCCACTTCGATGGCGTTGAAAATTAACGATGCCTGGCGGATTCTGGAGATCGAATCGAACTCCCGGCGTCTGCAGGATGGCATGGCGGGACCAGGAAACGCACCGGATCCACAGCAGTGGAGCGAAGTCCAATCCGTCCTCAATCACATTGCAGCCACGCACGCTCAGGCCACTCAGGCCTCAAGCTGGTTCCTCTGCAATAAAGACGGCGTGCAGGTCGCCCGGTATCCTTTACTCGATGAGGAGGGGAATCCGTACGATAGTATTGGTCGCAACCTTTCCTACCGGGACTACTTCCACGGCAATGGAAATGATCTCGCAGCCGGTGAAACCGGGACGCCCCCGCACATCAGCGATATCCATCTCTCGGCTGTCTATCAGAGCAGCAACACCGCCGATCTCAAGGTCGCCTTTTCCATTCCGGTCTGGTCCAAATCCAATGGAGATGGAGATCGCGAATTCCTTGGCGTGCTCGGCTATTCCGTGGAACTCGGCCGGTTTGCGGTCCTGCGCGACGAAGCCGAGAGTCGACGCCTGCGGGAGAGTTCCGTGCTCGTTGATTTGCGAAATCCCCAGGGATCAGCCGCCAGTCATTACGGCATGATCCTTCAGCATCCGGAACTCAGCACCTTGCTGCAGAAGAAGAATCCGTCACTTTCAGCGATTCCACGACTCAACGGCGAAGAGCTGGAAACGATTGAGCAACATCGGACGGAGCGAATTAACCAAATCCACGAAGCCGGCTTTGCCGCCTCCACCTCCGACGTGCTGCTCGTCCAGAACTATACCGATCCCTTCGACGAAACAGGTTCGTCGTCGTACATCGCGGCGTGCGAGCCAGTCTGTGTGGTCGGACGTCCGTCGGGATCGTTCAATACGGGCTGGCTGGTCATCGTGCAGGAATCGACAGGCGACTGA